A DNA window from Bdellovibrio sp. BCCA contains the following coding sequences:
- a CDS encoding carboxylate-amine ligase: MTQSPSIPFGKSDLLSLGVEVELQIIHPETRNLHPISPDILQEWSLPGPHLKPEIFQSMLEIDTPICKSAQEVEDELLLTGRELLRICKKNGARLASNGTHPFARWHNRIFYPAERYQYLVERNQHIARRLMIYGLHVHLGMKSGEHCIEMMNEFLYYLPHLLALSASSPYWTGHDTGLCSSRITVFEAHPSGGHPCRVENWKDFENIVYKLTKSNSIGSVKDIWWDMRPSPNYGTLEIRICDGVPGIRRTSRLVAFIHLLARHIQRRLEQGIRRPIPSDWMIRENKWRASRHGLDAEILLDNDANTKPVLQDIEDLLSEMKEDISQLGYTEYMKDLLEIDIKNPSYQQQRDVFTKRESFEDVVDFLCDGFEKDLEVV, from the coding sequence ATGACTCAATCTCCAAGCATTCCCTTCGGGAAATCAGATTTATTGTCGTTAGGTGTGGAGGTGGAACTGCAAATCATTCACCCAGAAACTCGCAATCTCCACCCGATTTCACCAGATATTCTTCAGGAATGGTCTTTACCTGGACCTCACTTAAAGCCTGAAATATTTCAAAGTATGCTTGAAATCGACACACCTATTTGTAAATCCGCGCAAGAAGTAGAAGATGAACTTCTGCTTACAGGCCGTGAGCTTCTTCGTATCTGCAAGAAGAATGGCGCACGCTTAGCCTCGAATGGCACGCACCCGTTCGCTCGGTGGCATAACAGAATTTTTTATCCCGCTGAACGCTATCAATATTTGGTTGAGCGCAACCAGCATATCGCGCGTCGCTTGATGATCTACGGATTGCACGTTCATCTTGGAATGAAAAGTGGCGAACATTGCATCGAGATGATGAATGAGTTTCTTTACTATTTGCCGCACCTTTTGGCTTTGTCTGCAAGTTCTCCGTATTGGACGGGACACGATACGGGGCTTTGTTCTTCACGCATCACCGTTTTTGAAGCGCATCCTTCCGGAGGACATCCTTGTCGTGTAGAAAACTGGAAGGACTTTGAAAATATCGTTTATAAGCTGACAAAAAGCAATTCCATTGGCAGCGTCAAAGATATTTGGTGGGATATGCGTCCCAGCCCCAACTATGGAACTTTGGAAATTAGAATTTGTGATGGAGTTCCAGGAATTCGCAGAACCTCTCGACTTGTAGCTTTTATCCATCTTTTGGCTCGACACATTCAACGCCGTCTAGAGCAAGGAATACGCAGACCCATTCCCTCCGACTGGATGATCCGTGAAAACAAATGGCGCGCTTCCCGTCATGGCCTTGATGCCGAGATTCTTTTAGATAACGACGCCAATACCAAACCTGTCCTTCAAGACATTGAAGACCTGCTTTCAGAGATGAAAGAAGATATTTCCCAGCTTGGCTACACGGAATATATGAAGGACTTGCTTGAAATAGATATTAAAAACCCAAGCTATCAACAACAGCGTGACGTCTTTACAAAAAGAGAATCTTTCGAAGACGTCGTGGATTTTCTCTGCGACGGTTTTGAAAAAGATCTGGAAGTGGTTTAA
- a CDS encoding aldehyde dehydrogenase family protein: protein MIEQTFLHQKAYALQLRKESIDIRFEHLDSLEKMIEKNIAEITSALAQDFKKPEAETLITEVFPVLHEIRHIKKHLKKWARPEKVRTPLLLTGTKNQIYREPRGVCLIIGPWNYPFQLLMSPLVAAIAAGNCVFLKPSEFTPNTSRLVAKLIKETFSEEHITVVEGGPEKTQDLLLLPFDHIFFTGSTRVGKIIMEAASKHLSSVTLELGGKSPTIVDSSANLQDAAEKIAWGKFVNAAQTCVAPDYLLVQQSVLNEFKRELIAKIDSFYGKSALEKKNSPDLARIISGKHTERLKHLIDDAIATNAEVVYGGEVDLATHYVAPTLIEKVDPHSALMKEEIFGPILPIVTYNEISEAIHFINERPKPLALYIYSHSEMNIQDVLKQTTAGGVCVNDSVIHFSNPHLPFGGVGESGLGSYHGVYGFKAFSHEKAVLRQSWLGKMLRLIYPPYTAKKLNLFKTMLRWKLF from the coding sequence ATGATTGAACAAACTTTCCTGCATCAAAAAGCGTATGCCCTTCAACTTCGCAAAGAGTCCATCGACATTCGCTTTGAACATCTTGATTCCCTAGAAAAGATGATCGAAAAAAATATCGCGGAAATTACATCGGCCCTAGCGCAGGATTTTAAAAAACCAGAAGCAGAAACGCTGATCACCGAAGTCTTTCCAGTCTTGCACGAGATTCGTCACATAAAAAAGCACCTAAAAAAATGGGCGCGACCTGAAAAAGTCAGAACTCCGCTTTTACTGACAGGAACCAAAAATCAAATCTATCGCGAACCACGCGGCGTTTGTTTAATCATCGGTCCTTGGAATTATCCCTTTCAGTTGCTGATGTCTCCCTTGGTCGCAGCGATCGCCGCAGGCAACTGCGTGTTTTTAAAACCTTCTGAATTCACACCGAATACAAGCCGCCTTGTTGCAAAACTTATTAAAGAAACATTTTCAGAAGAGCATATCACTGTGGTTGAAGGAGGCCCTGAAAAAACACAAGACCTTCTTCTGCTTCCTTTTGACCATATTTTCTTTACTGGAAGCACCCGGGTGGGAAAGATCATCATGGAGGCCGCGAGCAAACATCTTAGCAGCGTCACTCTGGAATTAGGTGGTAAATCACCCACTATCGTTGATTCCTCTGCAAACCTTCAAGACGCCGCTGAAAAAATCGCATGGGGAAAGTTTGTCAATGCGGCTCAAACATGTGTCGCCCCCGATTATCTTTTGGTTCAACAAAGCGTTCTCAACGAATTTAAGCGAGAGCTTATCGCCAAGATTGATAGTTTTTACGGGAAATCTGCTTTAGAAAAGAAAAACTCTCCGGATCTTGCGCGCATTATTTCTGGCAAACACACCGAAAGACTCAAGCATTTGATTGATGATGCCATCGCCACCAATGCCGAAGTGGTCTACGGAGGAGAGGTAGATCTTGCCACTCACTATGTCGCTCCAACCCTGATAGAAAAAGTAGACCCGCATAGCGCTTTGATGAAAGAGGAAATTTTTGGCCCTATTCTTCCGATAGTTACCTACAACGAAATTTCTGAAGCCATTCACTTTATCAATGAACGTCCCAAACCGTTGGCGCTGTATATTTACTCTCATAGCGAAATGAATATTCAAGATGTTCTCAAACAGACAACGGCCGGCGGAGTTTGTGTTAACGACTCTGTCATCCACTTTAGCAACCCTCACCTTCCCTTTGGCGGCGTCGGTGAAAGCGGTCTTGGCAGTTATCATGGGGTTTATGGATTTAAGGCCTTCTCTCACGAGAAAGCGGTTCTTCGTCAATCATGGCTGGGGAAAATGCTGCGATTGATTTATCCACCTTACACCGCGAAGAAATTAAATCTTTTCAAGACGATGCTGCGCTGGAAATTATTCTAA
- a CDS encoding gamma-glutamyl-gamma-aminobutyrate hydrolase family protein, which yields MRTSLSVLLFSLFITINTFAAESVRLFEWSPGNTLAPLIIPVRSNETPPEAAQRYLRELSKNPDLMELFEGRTPDLRLEGFKPLETNSRETRALMIANLPKDYTKNSQRVVNFKKLFKQAKHTSYILPINANLGLTQTETRELFQQVAEKFPLMVAMGGDDVDPRLYKQENFHARNITTARDQFEIALIKSYVSQEKGFLLGVCRGSQISSVALGYQLIQDVHFHVGSEVAHANDWHDVEIKDTKYNILKSLADSSGKMHVNSLHHQSVIFKEGGPLQIAARSHDGVTEATEFKNGRGLLLQFHPELMNNELGAKILWNVVQQKNRVMPRSCSKVF from the coding sequence ATGAGAACTTCTCTGTCGGTTTTGCTATTTTCATTATTCATCACGATAAACACTTTTGCAGCGGAATCCGTTCGTCTTTTTGAATGGTCTCCAGGAAATACACTGGCTCCCCTTATCATTCCAGTCAGAAGCAATGAAACCCCTCCTGAAGCCGCGCAAAGATATTTGCGGGAGCTTTCTAAAAATCCGGACCTTATGGAACTCTTTGAGGGTCGCACTCCAGATCTGCGCTTAGAAGGTTTTAAACCCTTAGAGACGAACTCCCGTGAAACCCGCGCATTGATGATTGCAAATCTTCCCAAAGACTATACGAAGAATTCCCAACGTGTGGTGAACTTTAAAAAACTTTTTAAACAAGCCAAACACACGTCTTACATTCTACCTATCAATGCAAACTTGGGCCTTACGCAAACTGAAACCCGTGAACTCTTCCAGCAGGTGGCGGAAAAATTTCCTTTGATGGTTGCGATGGGCGGCGATGACGTGGACCCTCGTCTTTATAAACAAGAAAATTTCCATGCTCGCAATATTACGACGGCTCGCGATCAGTTTGAAATCGCCCTTATCAAGTCTTATGTTTCACAAGAAAAAGGATTTTTATTGGGAGTCTGCCGGGGATCGCAAATTTCTTCTGTGGCCTTAGGATACCAATTGATTCAAGACGTCCATTTCCACGTCGGCTCAGAGGTCGCGCATGCGAACGATTGGCATGACGTTGAAATTAAAGATACAAAATATAATATTCTAAAGTCTCTTGCGGATTCTTCGGGAAAAATGCACGTCAATTCTCTTCATCACCAATCCGTGATCTTTAAAGAAGGCGGCCCGCTTCAGATCGCGGCGCGCAGTCACGACGGTGTCACCGAAGCCACGGAGTTTAAAAACGGACGCGGTCTTTTATTGCAATTCCATCCGGAACTCATGAACAACGAACTGGGCGCAAAAATCCTCTGGAACGTTGTCCAACAAAAAAACCGTGTCATGCCTCGAAGCTGCTCCAAGGTTTTTTAA
- a CDS encoding type 1 glutamine amidotransferase family protein, which translates to MEKSLVVYLPEGFADWEGAFLLPELRQAKKKIIIASSTGESISSIGGMTIVPERALSEVAPDTIEGLILIGSDSWMDANQNQNAIELASALLSKGVLVAAICGATVAIARAGLLNNRPHTSNDLDMLKQIVPSYGGEKFYLKSLAVTDKNLITAAGVAPIEFTREIMAYLNMYTPEYRKHWFELYKNAVMPPLEFWSQT; encoded by the coding sequence ATGGAAAAATCATTGGTTGTCTATTTGCCAGAGGGATTTGCTGATTGGGAAGGTGCTTTTCTTTTGCCTGAACTTCGGCAGGCTAAGAAAAAAATTATTATCGCATCATCAACAGGTGAAAGTATTTCAAGTATTGGCGGAATGACAATTGTTCCTGAAAGGGCGCTTTCTGAAGTAGCACCGGACACTATTGAAGGCCTAATTCTCATTGGCAGTGACAGTTGGATGGACGCAAATCAAAATCAAAATGCGATTGAACTTGCAAGTGCTCTTCTATCAAAAGGAGTTCTTGTTGCTGCGATTTGTGGTGCAACGGTGGCAATCGCTCGCGCGGGCCTTTTGAATAACCGTCCCCACACAAGCAATGATTTGGATATGCTTAAGCAAATCGTACCATCTTATGGCGGTGAAAAGTTTTATCTTAAGAGTCTTGCTGTAACAGATAAAAATCTTATTACGGCCGCAGGAGTTGCTCCTATTGAATTCACGCGAGAAATCATGGCCTATTTAAATATGTACACGCCGGAATACCGCAAGCATTGGTTTGAACTCTATAAAAACGCCGTGATGCCGCCTCTTGAATTTTGGAGTCAAACTTAG